A section of the Methanobrevibacter sp. genome encodes:
- a CDS encoding class III signal peptide-containing protein: protein MDNKGQASAELILLIGGIFVVVLLVIFMYKNYMGDLSGEIESGEVNVFNNDLISITKYFK, encoded by the coding sequence ATGGATAATAAAGGTCAGGCTTCAGCGGAATTAATTTTACTTATTGGTGGAATTTTTGTTGTAGTTTTACTGGTGATTTTTATGTATAAAAATTATATGGGTGATTTGAGTGGTGAAATCGAATCTGGTGAAGTAAATGTATTTAATAATGATTTGATAAGCATAACAAAATATTTCAAATAA